The following DNA comes from Megalopta genalis isolate 19385.01 chromosome 14, iyMegGena1_principal, whole genome shotgun sequence.
TTAGTCTCGACGGAATTTCCTGCGTCAACTCGAGCAATTTGATCGCGCATGTAACCCGTCGGAGTACCGTCAGATTGAAATTAGATATTTTTTCCGAGACGTTCTTTGCAAGGCAGATGTAATTATCTCCGAATCAAAGCTGTCCGAACTGTTCAACGATGGTGGCGGTCGCGACGCGATACGTTCATTGTACTAGCTCTTCACGAATTCCATCCGCGCAGCATTGTGAACCTCTAACCCTTTCGTATTAGTAAATACTAAGCTGTGCTTATGTTGCAACAAAGTTGAACGATTCGCCAGGGAAACCAGTTTCGTGAGATTTTAAAACCGCTCTGCGCACTGTTATTTATTATGTAGTTATCTTCAGCAACAATCTGATGTCCGTCTACGGAAATTATAGTGATCGCGGCTTCATTTTCACGGGGAGTGTACGCGCCTTCTCGCTGAAACGCATGTTCcaattataaagtataattctTTAGCATTATTGTatgtattaattttttattaacgttattcattattattattattattattattattatcctgaTCTGTTTTTAGAAATTTTTTCACATACttcttctttttattaatttatattcagTGAATAAAAACATACCCTGACATTATAAACTCTAACAGCAACAATGTTGCTAAAAGTTGCAAAAATTTTGTtacatattttctatttttattaaataatgctgaatgtaataaaaatataccctgaaattataaaaattaacggCAACAATGTTGCTAAACGTCACAGACAATTTCTCATATAATTTCTATTGTTATTAATTAacaataaatgtaataaaaatataccctGAAATTGTAAAGTCTATCAGCAACAATGTTGCTAAAAGTTGCAGAGAATTTTCCATATATTTCctattgttaataattaaaaattataaagtcTGACGACAACAATGTTGCTAAAAATATCAAAAAAAATTCGCATATTTTTGCTTGTTATTAATTACCactgaatataataaaaatatatcctGAAATTATATAAAGTCTAACAGCAACAATGTTACTAAAAGTCACAGAAAATTTTCCATATATTTCCTATTCTTATTAATTAACACCGAACATACCCTGAAACAATAAACAACGTTACCAAAAACTGCAgaaatatttaaatcaatttttctatCTACTCATTATCTTTATTAACATCAGGAATACATTAATGAGAGATCGACAACGCCACCGGCGATATCGAAGTCAGACAGCCATTTGTACTGTAATAATAAATGTGCGAAGTGTGACTCAGAGATCAGCgttaatcgatcgatcgaatgaATATCAttaattgttcaattgtgcaagaAACATTTCAAGTGCACGGAGAAACGGCGACGATCCACTGCTTATCTTGATCAGCGTTGATTAATGATCGAACGATCCTGTTACTAATAATTTAGTAACCGAGACGTGGAGTATGGTATGAGACGCAGATTCGCGATGTGTTCTTGAACAGTTACAAAAACGCTGTTTCATAGAGTCGGCACGGGCATCGTTGTCTATTCGATAATTAATGACGGCTCCGTGTGCGCGCGGTTATTTTCCTAGGTAATTCAGCGACCGTGCGACGGCGGGCGCTAGGACTCCCTGGATGTTGTAAATCCGCAGCGACTGTGCATGCGCGCCGAGCGTCGGAGCGATTCCGTAGTTCGCCGCGACGACTACCGGTCGCGCGCCGTTCAATACGCTCGATTGCGCCGCCGGCTGCGGGCTATTGATCTGCTGGCCCGCGTATCCCGCGTACTTCGCCACCATGCCGGTCACGCTTCCGTAAGGAATACCACCTGCAACCAACCGACAGTCGTAGATGTGAGAGAGTTTGCGATCGTTCGCACAAACGCGTCGCTCGACTTTGTTTGAAATTTTTGGTAATTGAACTTGGTTGCTCGTTTATTGACTCGATCGGTTATTCGTTGCTACGAGGACGTCACTTTCGATTTCAACGACCTTGAGATATTTTGCGGAGCTCTGCATTCTGAAGACTTTTTTTCTATTCTTGATTTAATAATAGCAGGATTAGCATTTGATTTCATATCATTAAATTGAGCATGTGCGATTTAAGATGATTGAATGAAATTAAGAATGTCAAGATATGCCAATAAGATTAATATTGCCAAATTAATATGCCAAGATAGGAATAACTTTCTATTGGGTTTCTACTGCTTGCAATGGATTtagaatatttctttatttcgtaTAATGATCCGCAGCCtaatcattattatttcattcttAAATTTCCATATTTATGCTTGTCATTAATTTACattcattaaataaaaatatatacaattatgtaatataataaaatatataatataataaatatatatatttatatatatattattatttattatttatatatattatatattttaatatattacataatttgatatatatatataaaatatatactatattatatataatatattaaataagtattatattttatgtacaatatattaaatatgtattatattaaatgtacattacattatatataaaaaacataataaatatatataataaaatcaatacataaaattattattattattattattatataaaaatatatggaATTGTGAAGCATAATGGTAGTAATGTTTTGTAAACGCTGTAGGAAATGTTTGGCATCGTCGTAATTCTGAATCTGGCAATTAAAATCGCGAAACCTCGACAGACGTCTCTTCCCAGGCATTAAAGTCACCAAACTATGCTCTTTATTTAGTATAAATCTGAGAAACAGGAAAAAAGTACAGTCCGTGTAATAATAAAAGTGCATTTCGCTCATTCGTCTTCAAATACAATGAAATTCGTATTCAGACTGTTTGTCTGCGGCACGATCTTCATAGAATTGCAATGCTCGATCAAAAGTCAGAATTTACTTTCTACACTGAAAAGTGAAAGGAAACGCACGTTGGAGACGGTGTCGCCATCAGGCGTTGGATAAGTGAATGAAAAATAAttctatgaaaatattttttcttctGAAAAAGATAATCGATTTGAGACGATTTTCAGGCACTCGATTTaaaatcgttttatttatttcgtgaGAAACCACGTGGATCGATTTAGGTAAAAGCATGGTGACTGCCTTACCATACGCCAATCCGTTCACCATTTCCACGATCCCAGCGCTGTCCGGTGCGGCTGTCGATAAGTTCAGTGAGCCAGCAACTGTCAACAGTAATATCGTCTGCGAACAGAAATAGGTAGATCAGAAGTTTGTTCACCCTTACAGTTTTGGAAGTGTAATTGATCTCAGCAGGAATTTAAAATATAGCAAAATTTGTTAGAAATATTGGTTATAGTAGATTGTTAATTAGAATTTAAATTGTGATAGATTtctgtataaattataattatatagtgcTGTTTAAATAGAaggttaaatatataattacaatGTATTTCTAATAGAAATTGAAATTGCAATGGCTTTTTATAAAAAAACAATTGTATTAATATGTAGTAGCATTAAAGTACTATTAAAAATCAATTccaattaaatttgtttaaattaaattgttaattcaattataaattataaattaatttataacataaattgtaaattaaattaaaaatcaaattatacatgaaataataaattagattataaattaaataataaattacaaacaaaaattataaattaaaatgaataagtattaaattaaataaatcagatctgataaattaattttcaaattaaatttaaatgcattataattacactttaaataaaatatccgTCCCAAggtaaatttttataaaaatctataaCAATTTAAAAgtgtataaaattatattacaatttaaatgtttataaaaattattttaatgaaaatCTAGTGTACTTTAAATTACTAccaaaaatctattacaattaaaaTTGTCACTTATTTCTGCGAAATAAcataaatttaaatttctaaactaattaaattaaatcgacatttctaaattaaatttaattaaaataaatccaaatttctaaattaaattatatctaAATTTctaaattacattaaatt
Coding sequences within:
- the LOC117225712 gene encoding uncharacterized protein LOC117225712, translating into MLPLKTILLLTVAGSLNLSTAAPDSAGIVEMVNGLAYGGIPYGSVTGMVAKYAGYAGQQINSPQPAAQSSVLNGARPVVVAANYGIAPTLGAHAQSLRIYNIQGVLAPAVARSLNYLGK